DNA sequence from the Thermodesulfovibrionales bacterium genome:
CGAAATCAATTCGTCAACGGAACACGGCTTTTCCGGGTTGTAAAGAGATACGCCGAGACTCAATGACAGGTTGTAGTTCTTATTTCTCGAAGCATTCTGATTTTTCATGTTCTTCTCCAGGCGGGCGATAATCTTCTCTATGTTATCTCCGGTAATTCCTACCGGAATTACGACAAACTCATCACCACCTATCCGGGCAACGATGTCTGACTCCCGATAGGTTGTTTTGAGGACCTTAGCGGTCTCGACTAGTGCCTCATCGCCCTCGTGATGGCCTGACCTATCATTAATCGATTTCAGATGATCCAAATCGGCATAGAGCATGTATATCCCTTTCTTTTGCCGTTTGGCGAGCTTGAGAAACTCCTCGGCGAGCGTGAAGAACCCCCGCCGGTTGTACAGGCCGGTGAGTTCATCAGTGATTGTCAGGAGACGGAGTCTCTCTTGTAATTTGACGTGGTTCACCCTATGCAGTATTTCCTTCATGGTAAAGGGCTTCTTTATGAAGTCCGATGCCCCGGCATCTATGGCTCTGTCGTACGAGAAATCGTCAATGAAACCTGTCATGATAATGGTCGCCATGTCGGGTCTGAACTTTCTCGCTTTTTCCGTGAGTTCAAAACCATTCATGCCGGGCATTGCGACGTCTGCCAGCATAATGTGGAAATGGCCTTTCGTTAAACATTCAATGGCGGCCTCGGAACTCGTGCACGTTTCGCATCGGTAACCATGAGATTCGAACATCTCTCGGAGTATCGGCAACATTGCTTCATCGTTATCAACAATGATTATTGCGGTTCTCTCGTCCAACTTACCCTCCGTCTTCGGGTTCATCATCCGGGTCCGGGAGGCATGCGCCAAAGCTGCTTTTCGCGACAATGCATCCGCAAATAGGATAATACTACTCTCGATTAAAATCAAGAACGAAATTGGGTTCGAACATTTCAATGGATCGCAGCCGGGAAACTGCCTGGAGAGAGCGTTTCAGTCACCGCGGGTATGGTTTCTCATTTACTCCCAGTAAAGGAAGAGGCGGCAAAGATGTTCTCCGTGAATGTCGGTAAATTCGAGCGATCAAGCGATGTCGGCGCTAAGATGCCCATGGCACTTCAAGGGGCGGGAAGAACTTGACAACCTCATCAAATACTGATACGGTTGAATCAGAAGAAGGCAATGCCTTGGAACGGGTTAAGGCTTAGAACCAAGTCATTGGGTAAGGGAGCAGGAGTCAGACGCGGTGAGCAAGCCTCCAGCAGCGAGGGGGAAGCCTGAAACGTCTGCCGAAGCTCCAAAGAAGAACAATCTAATGCATACCCGGAATCCAAGGTATTGCACTTCTTGTAAGCCTCCCGACAAGTCGTCCATTATCATGCTGCTTCAACCGTCGACGGGGAAGCGATTCAGTCGAGAAACCTACCCATACAGACCTCATCGATATAATCATGCCCGATCCGGAATTTCTTCAGTTTCTTGCACTCCTGTTCAAAACCGGCCTTGTTGAAGACATGGAGCGACCGCTTGTTCGTCGTAAAGATACTCGCCTCGAGCTTCTTAAACCCGTGCTCCGCCGCCCATTCGACGGTATACCGGAGCATCTGCGAACCGATGCCCAACCCCCTAAGGGATTCGACGATATGGAGTCCGATAAAAAGGACATGTGCGGTCTCCGGCCTCTGCCCGCCGTTTGCCTGGAAGGCGGCAAGAGTCCCGACGACCTTACCCCGCACCGTCGCAACGATGAGCAGGTTGTTCTTACGGTCTATGCCTCTGATATACTCCCTCTCAGATTCAATGTCCTTGCCATATTGTTCCATCAAGACATAACTTCTCTCGAGAGAGGTGGATCTCAGCGTCACGATAATCTCACCGGCGTCCTCAGGCGTTGCCAGCCTGAGTATCACCTCGTCGCCGTTCGTCACCGAGAATTTCTTCACTTCCTGCATGCCCTCGACCTTCCTTAGCCCAAGGTTTTTCTTTCATTATACATACAAATAACGCTGCTCACAAGAAATTCCTGCGGACCGCGGGCAAGAGAGGAACGCCCCCGCAGGACCCTTTCTGAATGAGGAGGGGCGGGGCCTCCAGGGGGGTGGAGGCCCCTTGGGGGAGGGAAAGAAAGAAGCCTACATCGTCCTCTGCGGAGCATTCCGCAAGAACGTCGGGACATCAAGGGGGTCTTCGTAAGGCATCAGGTCAGACGCTATGCCGTTCATGCTGACCG
Encoded proteins:
- a CDS encoding GGDEF domain-containing response regulator, with the protein product MDERTAIIIVDNDEAMLPILREMFESHGYRCETCTSSEAAIECLTKGHFHIMLADVAMPGMNGFELTEKARKFRPDMATIIMTGFIDDFSYDRAIDAGASDFIKKPFTMKEILHRVNHVKLQERLRLLTITDELTGLYNRRGFFTLAEEFLKLAKRQKKGIYMLYADLDHLKSINDRSGHHEGDEALVETAKVLKTTYRESDIVARIGGDEFVVIPVGITGDNIEKIIARLEKNMKNQNASRNKNYNLSLSLGVSLYNPEKPCSVDELISHADEMMHEHKRIKHKA
- a CDS encoding GNAT family N-acetyltransferase encodes the protein MQEVKKFSVTNGDEVILRLATPEDAGEIIVTLRSTSLERSYVLMEQYGKDIESEREYIRGIDRKNNLLIVATVRGKVVGTLAAFQANGGQRPETAHVLFIGLHIVESLRGLGIGSQMLRYTVEWAAEHGFKKLEASIFTTNKRSLHVFNKAGFEQECKKLKKFRIGHDYIDEVCMGRFLD